A window from Micromonospora terminaliae encodes these proteins:
- a CDS encoding MFS transporter, whose product MSSGTRVSRRGNAAHRFYSVVVFVVLASLDNVAIGLVPPLYGSISGALGVSQRLLGLVTAVSFLVSAVAAVGWAYVGDRTDRKPLLMVGTLIWAAGTGGSALAQHYPTFLAAQLVAAIGLGAVGSVGFSVVTDLISPGRRGLVMSFWGLSQGVGTLAGTLTGGLLGATDWRRPFLVLTVVGLVATVAYLFTYDIRRGQSEPELAAALDAGGEYDYRISRADLPRILARRTNRWLVLQGLTAQAAFGSLVWLPVLFSQRAEAQGYSAATAVVVGSVFATLFQLGGVLSIVGGLAGDALQRRTPSGRALVAAVGILAAVPFYLVLFFVPIRIDVPDGGSGGAVIAAVLASVLTEPTVGLSLLTAVVALALTSANSPNWFALIADVNPPEHRGTVYSLGNLVNGVGRAAGNGLVGVAFGALRAAFPPPLNYAVGLAAFQLFFIPTGVMYWRAARTSPGDIESVHDLLHARADRL is encoded by the coding sequence ATGAGCAGCGGCACGAGGGTGTCCCGGCGGGGAAACGCGGCGCACCGGTTCTACAGCGTCGTGGTGTTCGTGGTGCTCGCCTCGCTGGACAACGTGGCCATCGGCCTGGTGCCGCCGCTGTACGGGTCGATCTCCGGTGCGCTCGGGGTCTCGCAGCGCCTGCTCGGCCTGGTGACCGCCGTCAGCTTCCTGGTGAGCGCGGTCGCCGCGGTGGGCTGGGCGTACGTCGGCGACCGGACCGACCGCAAGCCCCTGCTCATGGTCGGCACGCTGATCTGGGCGGCGGGCACCGGGGGCAGCGCGCTCGCCCAGCACTACCCGACGTTCCTGGCCGCCCAGCTCGTCGCCGCGATCGGGCTGGGCGCGGTCGGCTCGGTCGGCTTCTCGGTCGTCACCGATCTGATCTCGCCCGGCCGCCGGGGTCTCGTGATGAGCTTCTGGGGCCTGTCCCAGGGCGTCGGCACGCTCGCCGGGACGCTCACCGGCGGCCTGCTCGGCGCCACCGACTGGCGGCGGCCGTTCCTCGTGCTCACCGTGGTCGGCCTGGTCGCCACCGTGGCGTACCTGTTCACCTACGACATCCGGCGCGGGCAGAGCGAGCCGGAACTGGCCGCGGCGCTCGACGCCGGCGGCGAGTACGACTACCGGATCAGCCGCGCCGACCTGCCCCGGATCCTGGCCCGCCGGACCAACCGCTGGCTGGTCCTCCAGGGGCTGACCGCGCAGGCCGCGTTCGGCTCGCTGGTCTGGCTGCCGGTGCTGTTCAGCCAGCGGGCCGAGGCGCAGGGGTACTCGGCGGCCACCGCCGTGGTGGTGGGCAGCGTCTTCGCCACCCTGTTCCAGCTCGGCGGGGTGCTCTCCATCGTGGGCGGCCTGGCCGGCGACGCGCTGCAACGGCGTACGCCGAGCGGCCGGGCGCTGGTCGCGGCCGTGGGCATCCTCGCGGCCGTGCCGTTCTACCTGGTCCTGTTCTTCGTGCCGATCCGGATCGACGTGCCGGACGGCGGCAGCGGCGGCGCGGTGATCGCGGCGGTGCTGGCCAGCGTGCTCACCGAACCCACGGTGGGGCTGAGCCTGCTCACCGCGGTGGTCGCCCTCGCACTGACCTCGGCCAACTCGCCCAACTGGTTCGCGCTGATCGCCGACGTCAACCCGCCCGAGCACCGGGGCACGGTCTACAGCCTCGGCAACCTGGTCAACGGTGTCGGCCGGGCCGCCGGCAACGGGCTGGTCGGGGTCGCCTTCGGGGCGCTGCGGGCGGCCTTCCCGCCGCCGCTGAACTACGCCGTCGGGCTGGCCGCGTTCCAGCTCTTCTTCATCCCGACCGGCGTCATGTACTGGCGCGCCGCCCGCACCTCGCCGGGGGACATCGAGTCGGTCCACGACCTCCTGCACGCCCGCGCCGACCGCCTGTGA
- a CDS encoding glycoside hydrolase family 13 protein, with the protein MNTDATQETPATGWWTEAVIYQIYPRSFADANGDGIGDLPGITARLDHLSELGVDAIWLSPFYPSPQADAGYDVADYRDVDPLFGTLDDADKMIGEAKARGLRVIVDLVPNHTSSEHRWFRAAVAAAPGSPERDRYIFRDGKGPQGAEPPNDWTSVFGGPAWTRLPDGQWYLHLFDSGQPDLNWGNPEVRAEFLDILRFWLDRGVDGFRVDVAHGLIKQADLADWQEPQEILSGQDVDKPRPPMWDQDGVHDIYREWRRLLDSYDGERILVAEAWVEPAERLARYVRPDEMHQAFNFEYLLAAWTAPAQYAVITRSLEATDSVGAPTTWVLSNHDVVRHASRLGLAVGGGRPNGIGIGDPQPDAALGLRRARAASLLMLALPGSAYLYQGEELGLPEHTTLPDEARQDPTWERSLHTQRGRDGCRVPIPWEADAPSYGFGPTDASWLPQPSSWAEYALDRQRGVDGSTYELYRTALRLRREHGLARGPLRWLSSGDEVLTFTNRELTVLTNFGAEPVPLPAGAEVLASSAPLDGGTVPTDVTVWYRA; encoded by the coding sequence CTGAACACCGACGCGACGCAGGAGACCCCGGCCACCGGCTGGTGGACCGAGGCCGTCATCTACCAGATCTACCCACGCTCGTTCGCCGACGCGAACGGCGACGGCATCGGCGACCTTCCCGGCATCACGGCCCGCCTCGACCACCTCAGCGAGCTGGGCGTCGACGCGATCTGGCTGTCGCCGTTCTACCCGTCCCCCCAGGCCGACGCCGGCTACGACGTGGCCGACTACCGGGACGTCGACCCGCTCTTCGGCACCCTCGACGACGCCGACAAGATGATCGGCGAGGCGAAGGCGCGCGGCCTGCGGGTGATCGTCGACCTGGTGCCCAACCACACCTCGTCGGAGCACCGCTGGTTCCGCGCCGCGGTCGCGGCCGCACCGGGCAGCCCCGAGCGGGACCGGTACATCTTCCGCGACGGCAAGGGCCCGCAGGGCGCCGAGCCGCCGAACGACTGGACGAGCGTCTTCGGCGGGCCGGCCTGGACCCGGCTGCCGGACGGCCAGTGGTACCTGCACCTCTTCGACTCCGGCCAGCCCGACCTCAACTGGGGTAACCCGGAGGTGCGCGCCGAGTTCCTGGACATCCTCCGGTTCTGGCTGGACCGGGGCGTCGACGGGTTCCGGGTGGACGTGGCGCACGGCCTCATCAAGCAGGCCGACCTGGCCGACTGGCAGGAACCGCAGGAGATCCTCTCCGGCCAGGACGTGGACAAGCCGCGGCCGCCCATGTGGGACCAGGACGGCGTGCACGACATCTACCGGGAGTGGCGGCGGCTGCTCGACTCCTACGACGGGGAGCGGATCCTGGTCGCCGAGGCGTGGGTGGAGCCGGCCGAGCGGCTGGCCCGCTACGTGCGGCCGGACGAGATGCACCAGGCGTTCAACTTCGAGTACCTGCTCGCCGCCTGGACCGCCCCCGCCCAGTACGCGGTGATCACCCGTTCGCTGGAGGCCACCGACAGCGTCGGCGCCCCGACCACCTGGGTGCTGTCCAACCACGACGTGGTCCGGCACGCCTCCCGGCTGGGGCTGGCCGTCGGCGGCGGCCGGCCGAACGGGATCGGCATCGGCGACCCGCAGCCGGACGCCGCGCTCGGCCTGCGCCGGGCCCGGGCGGCCAGCCTGCTGATGCTCGCCCTGCCCGGCTCCGCCTACCTCTACCAGGGCGAGGAGCTGGGGCTGCCGGAGCACACCACGCTGCCCGACGAGGCCCGGCAGGACCCGACCTGGGAGCGCAGCCTGCACACCCAGCGCGGCCGGGACGGCTGCCGGGTGCCGATCCCGTGGGAGGCCGACGCCCCGTCGTACGGCTTCGGGCCGACCGACGCGAGCTGGCTTCCCCAGCCGTCGAGCTGGGCCGAGTACGCGCTCGACCGGCAGCGCGGGGTCGACGGCTCGACCTACGAGCTGTACCGGACGGCCCTGCGGCTGCGCCGCGAGCACGGCCTGGCCCGGGGGCCGTTGCGCTGGCTCTCCTCCGGCGACGAGGTGCTGACCTTCACCAACCGGGAGCTCACCGTGCTGACCAACTTCGGCGCGGAGCCGGTGCCGCTGCCGGCCGGCGCCGAGGTGCTGGCGTCCAGCGCCCCGCTGGACGGCGGGACCGTCCCCACCGACGTCACGGTCTGGTACCGCGCCTGA